In Paenibacillus sp. FSL R7-0345, a single window of DNA contains:
- the radC gene encoding DNA repair protein RadC has protein sequence MVRERTSLLYPQRKITNPKDAADLFHQFIGDCDREVFCIMTLDTKNQPTALHEVSSGTLNASLVHPRETFKLAILANAASIIGCHNHPSGDPTPSPEDVEITERIRDAGSLMGIDLLDHIVLGEGNFISLKERGLM, from the coding sequence ATGGTGAGAGAGCGTACGTCACTTCTATATCCTCAGCGCAAGATCACCAATCCCAAAGATGCCGCCGATCTCTTTCACCAGTTTATAGGGGATTGCGACAGGGAAGTATTCTGCATCATGACGCTGGACACGAAGAACCAGCCGACCGCCTTGCATGAAGTCTCCAGCGGAACACTGAATGCCTCTCTGGTGCACCCGAGGGAGACTTTCAAGCTCGCCATCTTGGCCAATGCGGCTTCCATTATCGGATGCCATAACCATCCTAGCGGCGACCCGACTCCAAGCCCCGAAGATGTGGAAATCACGGAGCGTATCCGGGATGCGGGCTCACTTATGGGTATTGATCTTCTCGACCACATCGTGCTTGGTGAGGGAAACTTCATCAGCCTGAAAGAACGGGGACTTATGTAA
- a CDS encoding recombinase family protein, translating into MNHEQQLAALYIRVSTEEQVEGFSLDAQRLALLDHCRKAQISVYKVYIDAGRSGKSIDGRPALCELLEDARSGRFQQVVCLRLNRLSRKLTDLLHIYELLERHGVALRSLTEDLHTDTPMGKFALQMSGAVAEHERRQIAQNVRQSMQRRSRLGRWNSGNQVLGYRWVTHSGNPHLSYVEIVPEEAKQVISIFEMYASGLGLKAIANRLNNAGYKTKRGKAFYSISVRGILTNVNYIGKITYTDENNSRKIVKGEHEAIVPTELWKKVQQRLAGQATLSVKQIVRPFPLAGLLKCPACGSSMIPCHVYRKRKSGVHSKSFYYICCRYNSGGSAVCSPNHIRANEAEVWVESQLRHFITQPTVAEQLVAEINRRRDKKLQPIRQRIMKIDNQTSSLKNRSIRCYELFEDGHIDAPELKKRLSEIRSESTLLEGERKELERAVAEQPDRSIPPASVRQALDNFRPLLRSAVPEQQRKLYRSLIDKINVPHNRDITKATIQGTSALLNLQIPPIPIKGNESS; encoded by the coding sequence ATGAATCACGAACAGCAACTAGCTGCCCTCTACATTCGTGTTTCGACAGAAGAACAGGTCGAAGGCTTTAGCCTAGATGCCCAGCGGTTAGCCCTTCTGGATCACTGTCGTAAGGCTCAGATCAGTGTTTACAAGGTATACATCGACGCTGGCCGCTCGGGCAAGTCCATTGATGGCCGACCTGCACTATGCGAACTTCTAGAAGACGCCCGTAGTGGACGCTTCCAGCAAGTCGTGTGCCTGCGGCTGAATCGGCTGTCTCGCAAGCTTACAGACCTCCTGCATATCTACGAATTGCTGGAGAGGCATGGAGTCGCTCTACGCAGTCTTACGGAGGATCTCCACACGGACACGCCGATGGGCAAGTTCGCTCTCCAGATGTCCGGAGCAGTTGCCGAACACGAAAGACGGCAGATTGCACAGAATGTACGTCAAAGCATGCAGCGGCGTAGTAGGCTTGGTAGGTGGAACAGCGGAAATCAGGTTCTCGGATACCGCTGGGTAACCCATTCTGGTAACCCTCACCTTTCCTATGTAGAGATCGTACCCGAGGAAGCAAAGCAGGTCATCTCCATTTTCGAAATGTATGCCAGCGGTCTTGGCCTGAAAGCCATTGCCAACCGACTGAACAATGCAGGCTACAAAACCAAACGAGGAAAGGCATTCTATAGCATCTCGGTAAGAGGCATTTTGACTAACGTTAACTATATCGGCAAGATCACCTACACAGACGAAAACAATAGCAGAAAAATCGTGAAGGGAGAACACGAGGCGATCGTCCCAACAGAGCTTTGGAAGAAGGTGCAGCAAAGGCTTGCTGGACAAGCCACTCTATCAGTCAAGCAAATTGTCCGGCCCTTCCCACTTGCAGGACTACTCAAGTGCCCAGCCTGCGGAAGCAGCATGATCCCGTGTCATGTATACCGGAAGCGAAAGAGCGGTGTACATTCCAAGAGCTTCTATTACATTTGCTGCCGCTACAACTCTGGGGGAAGTGCAGTCTGCTCACCTAACCATATCCGGGCAAACGAAGCTGAAGTCTGGGTAGAGTCTCAGCTCCGGCATTTCATAACCCAGCCTACCGTTGCCGAGCAGTTGGTTGCCGAGATCAATCGTAGGCGAGACAAGAAGCTGCAACCTATCCGACAACGTATAATGAAAATCGACAACCAGACCTCCTCCTTAAAGAACCGCAGCATACGCTGCTACGAACTTTTTGAAGACGGGCATATTGATGCCCCGGAACTCAAAAAAAGGCTTAGCGAGATTCGCTCAGAGTCAACCCTTTTGGAGGGAGAACGGAAAGAACTAGAAAGGGCTGTAGCTGAACAACCCGATCGCTCCATTCCTCCGGCGAGCGTTCGGCAGGCGCTAGACAACTTTCGGCCACTACTGCGAAGTGCTGTCCCTGAGCAACAAAGGAAGCTTTATCGAAGCCTTATCGACAAGATTAACGTCCCGCATAATCGGGACATCACAAAGGCGACTATTCAAGGAACATCGGCCCTGCTAAATCTACAGATTCCGCCGATTCCAATAAAGGGGAATGAGAGTTCATGA
- a CDS encoding recombinase family protein: MNETVRVAIYARVSTEEQAEFGYSIDAQLETLRKYCELYNRVIVGEYVDRGVSGKSIEGRYELQQLLRDAQENKFDLVLVWKFNRMARKNIDLLHIVELLQKNNVAFRSFSEDFDTTTSMGKFALQMMGAVGELERNTIVDNVKMGHKQRARTGKHNGKVPLGYRSVKIDARGRESKIVIIEEEAALVRNIFEQYAAGHGLKAIANDLNHRGHKTKSGNPFSTCSIRDIIDNPMFVGKIRYNRYENWAERRRKGKTSELILVDGHHPAIITDEVWEKVQLLRKKKATMPKKRFEGEYLLTGLIRCPECGAAMTASLTVNRAKDGTKIVRMYYSCGRFRSQGSSVCHANSVRKDEAEKAVTERIQEAVTKPEILKKVVRSVNEHRSGRIKPLQDELAGVQVRIDNLEEKKRKYLGLYEMDEIDRDLFAGRLNDLNKELDTELTRRSKLQLELRDDQADPISYELVRSLVSRFDALLQRSPFPQRKTLLHLIVKRITLDDRKRVGNIELAFNEETEKHFLSVAPSAEQQAEGAFPLSGKAPLLKKTLTIFI, from the coding sequence ATGAATGAAACAGTAAGAGTCGCCATCTACGCCCGCGTCAGCACGGAGGAGCAGGCTGAATTCGGCTACTCCATAGACGCGCAGCTTGAAACCCTACGGAAATATTGCGAACTCTACAACAGAGTAATCGTCGGTGAATACGTGGATCGTGGCGTCAGCGGGAAGAGTATTGAAGGCCGCTACGAGTTGCAGCAACTTCTTCGAGATGCTCAAGAAAACAAGTTTGACCTGGTGTTAGTTTGGAAATTCAATCGGATGGCACGGAAGAATATCGACCTTCTTCATATCGTTGAACTACTTCAAAAAAACAACGTCGCCTTCCGGTCATTTTCCGAAGATTTTGACACGACCACATCTATGGGGAAGTTTGCCTTGCAGATGATGGGTGCGGTAGGAGAACTTGAGCGGAATACTATCGTTGACAATGTGAAGATGGGGCACAAGCAACGCGCTAGAACAGGCAAGCATAATGGAAAGGTGCCTCTCGGATACCGGAGCGTCAAGATCGACGCACGAGGAAGGGAATCCAAGATCGTCATCATCGAGGAGGAGGCTGCGCTCGTTCGAAACATTTTCGAGCAGTATGCCGCCGGTCACGGCCTGAAGGCCATCGCCAACGATTTGAACCACCGGGGCCATAAAACTAAGTCCGGAAATCCTTTCTCTACTTGCTCCATCCGGGACATTATCGACAATCCGATGTTTGTCGGAAAAATTCGTTACAACCGCTATGAGAATTGGGCAGAGAGACGGCGCAAGGGCAAAACCTCTGAACTGATCCTTGTAGACGGACATCATCCAGCTATAATCACAGACGAAGTATGGGAGAAAGTGCAACTTCTGCGGAAGAAAAAAGCTACCATGCCGAAAAAGCGTTTTGAGGGTGAGTACCTGTTGACTGGGCTCATCCGCTGTCCCGAATGCGGCGCGGCAATGACCGCGAGCCTTACAGTGAACCGGGCAAAGGACGGCACGAAAATCGTACGGATGTACTATTCCTGTGGGCGTTTCCGCAGCCAAGGGAGCTCCGTCTGTCACGCCAACAGCGTCCGCAAGGACGAAGCGGAAAAGGCGGTGACTGAACGTATCCAAGAAGCGGTCACAAAGCCCGAAATCCTCAAAAAAGTCGTCCGTAGCGTCAACGAGCATAGATCAGGGCGTATCAAGCCTCTACAGGACGAATTAGCAGGAGTACAGGTCAGGATCGACAATCTGGAGGAAAAGAAACGTAAATACCTTGGATTGTACGAAATGGACGAGATAGACCGCGACCTGTTCGCGGGACGACTGAACGACCTGAACAAGGAGCTAGACACCGAGCTCACCCGCCGATCCAAGCTGCAACTGGAGCTCCGAGATGACCAGGCCGATCCCATCTCCTACGAGCTCGTGCGCTCCCTGGTGAGCCGGTTCGACGCACTGCTCCAACGCTCACCGTTCCCGCAGCGCAAGACCCTGCTGCATCTGATCGTGAAGCGGATTACGCTGGACGACAGGAAGCGCGTCGGCAACATAGAACTTGCCTTCAACGAGGAGACCGAGAAGCATTTTTTAAGTGTAGCCCCTTCTGCTGAACAACAAGCAGAAGGGGCTTTTCCGTTATCCGGAAAAGCCCCCCTTCTCAAAAAAACACTAACCATCTTCATTTAG
- the rlmH gene encoding 23S rRNA (pseudouridine(1915)-N(3))-methyltransferase RlmH, with the protein MFIQIIGVGKLKEKYLVSGIAEYAKRLTPYLKFQVIEVADEKAPDNLSDAEVVQVKTREGERILAHIKSDAHVIALAIDGKLWSSEELAAEIDRLGTYGTSHVVFVIGGSHGLSDDVMRRAQQRMSFGRMTLPHQLMRLVLVEQIYRAVKINRGEPYHK; encoded by the coding sequence ATGTTCATTCAAATTATTGGCGTAGGCAAATTGAAGGAAAAATATTTGGTCAGCGGCATCGCAGAATATGCCAAGCGGTTGACGCCATATCTCAAATTTCAGGTGATTGAGGTGGCGGATGAAAAAGCACCGGACAATCTCAGCGACGCTGAGGTGGTCCAGGTGAAAACGCGCGAGGGAGAGCGCATCCTCGCGCACATCAAGAGCGATGCGCATGTCATTGCGCTCGCGATTGATGGCAAGCTCTGGAGCTCCGAGGAGCTTGCCGCGGAAATCGACCGGCTCGGCACCTACGGGACGAGCCATGTCGTGTTCGTCATCGGAGGCAGCCATGGCCTCTCCGATGACGTGATGCGCCGCGCCCAGCAGCGCATGAGCTTCGGCCGCATGACGCTGCCCCATCAGCTCATGCGGCTGGTGCTGGTGGAGCAGATTTATCGCGCGGTGAAGATAAATCGGGGGGAACCGTACCATAAGTAG